One genomic window of Vicugna pacos chromosome 18, VicPac4, whole genome shotgun sequence includes the following:
- the IL32 gene encoding interleukin-32 encodes MCFSKNVSEHIAVLRANLHSKVDDFCDKMESLPNEDAKVQPALEELEDQINEDVLEAVGATIEDNVSESAPLLSELRLRTQRPADPEVISDAPEVQEPESIWDRVERTFDVLMQKWKDALAWLRKKVATCLQSLGNAIETIWRVFKGFCLSLGQLFKSCITV; translated from the exons ATGTGTTTCTCAAAG AATGTCTCAGAGCACATTGCTGTTTTGAGGGCCAATTTG CACAGTAAGGTAGATGACTTTTGTGATAAAATGGAAAGTCTACCCAATGAAGATGCAAAG GTGCAACCAGCTCTAGAAGAGCTAGAG GACCAAATTAATGAGGACGTGCTTGAAGCTGTGGGTGCTACCATTGAGGACAATGTCTCG GAATCTGCTCCCTTGCTTTCCGAGCTACGTCTCAGAACCCAAAGACCTGCTGATCCTGAGGTGATATCTGATGCCCCAGAGGTCCAGGAGCCTGAGAGCATTTGGGACAGGGTAGAGAGAACGTTTGATGTGCTGATGCAGAAATGGAAGGATGCACTGGCCTGGCTGCGGAAGAAGGTGGCTACCTGTCTACAGTCTTTGGGTAACGCGATTGAGACCATCTGGAGAGTGTTCAAAGGTTTCTGCCTCTCTCTGGGGCAGCTCTTCAAGAGCTGCATCACGGTCTAG
- the ZSCAN10 gene encoding zinc finger and SCAN domain-containing protein 10 — translation MLSESVPAAQEPEQFGAVKLEEEEAAGQEDPRQPEARPRPEVAHQLFRCFQYQEDMGPRASLSRLRELCSHWLRPALHTKKQILELLVLEQFLSVLPPHLLARLQGQQLRDGEEVVLLLEGVQRESSNVGPLDFSFNAGKNYPRADITLEEQGGSSQVSSHSPKKEVPSEGPPALEPAKELLLSQSGPSKPAEMGAWRRPPSSKQPLSPGPKGTLQALQESVPQGPELWPEENSGDQELAAVLESLTFEDVPAKKAWPVHPLGFGSRTPDKEFKEEEQKVVSWPTANSAKSWADSPRVAEEPHTQSLGRGPEADRTGGEMSPPSRTDVLEVKVAGGTPKSEPEIKFICTECGVSFPQLSRLEAHQLRSHPGARSFLCLCCGKSFGRSSILKLHMRTHTDERPHTCHLCGHRFRQSSHLSKHLQTHSSEPAFLCAECGQGFQRRASLMQHLLAHAQDQKPSCAPETKTQAPPELAVVLCSHCGQTFQRRSSLKRHLRIHAKDKGHQCSECSGSLHPGPERRPYVCSDCGKAFRRSEHLGAHRRVHTGERPFSCQVCGRSFSQSSQLVCHQRVHTGERPYSCPHCGKRFMRRAGLARHLLTHGGPRPHNCVQCGKSFSQTQDLARHRRSHTGEKPCRCSECGEGFSQSAHLARHQRIHTGEKPHICDTCGHRFRNSSNLARHRRSHTGERPYSCQKCGRSFRRNAHLQRHLATHAGAGDESGSGQAEPPQECLECGKIFSRSCNLLRHMLVHTGARPYSCTQCGRSFSRNSHLLRHLRTHARETLY, via the exons ATGCTTTCAGAATCTGTCCCGGCTGCACAGGAGCCAGAGCAGTTTGGAGCAGTCaaactggaggaggaggaggctgctggCCAGGAAGACCCCAGGCAGCCAGAGGCCAGGCCCCGGCCCGAGGTGGCTCACCAGCTCTTCAGATGCTTCCAGTATCAGGAGGATATGGGGCCAAGGGCGTCCCTGAGCCGGCTCCGGGAGCTCTGTAGCCACTGGCTGCGGCCGGCGCTGCACACCAAGAAGCAGATCCTGGAGCTGCTGGTGCTGGAGCAGTTCCTGAGCGTGCTGCCTCCGCATCTCCTGGCCCGGCTACAGGGCCAGCAGCTCAGGGATGGCGAAGAGGTCGTGCTGCTGCTGGAGGGTGTCCAGAGGGAGTCCAGCAACGTGGGACCATTG GATTTTAGTTTTAATGCTGGCAAGAACTATCCCCGTGCAGACATCACCTTGGAGGAACAGGGGGGCTCTTCCCAGGTCTCCAGCCACAGCCCCAAAAAGGAAGTGCCTTCAGAAGGGCCTCCAGCCCTGGAACCAGCAAAGGAACTCCTGCTGTCCCAGTCAGGGCCCTCCAAGCCTGCAGAGATGGGGGCCTGGAGACGTCCCCCAAGTTCAAAGCAGCCATTGAGCCCAGGTCCTAAGGGAACGTTGCAGGCCTTGCAGGAGAGCG TCCCCCAGGGCCCTGAGCTGTGGCCGGAGGAGAACTCTGGAGATCAGGAGCTGGCAGCTGTGCTG GAGTCCCTGACCTTTGAAGATGTTCCAGCAAAGAAGGCTTGGCCTGTGCATCCTCTGG GATTTGGAAGCAGAACCCCAGACAAGGAGTTTAAAGAAGAAGAGCAGAAAGTGGTTTCTTGGCCCACTGCCAACTCGGCAAAGTCTTGGGCCGACAGTCCCAGGGTGGCGGAAGAGCCCCACACCCAGTCGCTTGGGCGGGGCCCTGAGGCGGATCGCACGGGTGGAGAAATGTCCCCTCCGAGCAGGACTGATGTTCTCGAGGTCAAAGTGGCCGGAGGGACCCCCAAGTCAGAGCCGGAGATTAAGTTCATCTGCACAGAGTGCGGGGTGAGCTTCCCGCAGCTCTCCCGGCTGGAGGCGCACCAGCTGCGGTCTCACCCCGGCGCGCGGTCCTTCCTGTGCTTGTGTTGCGGGAAGAGCTTTGGCCGCAGCTCTATCCTCAAGCTGCACATGCGCACGCACACGGATGAGCGGCCGCACACCTGCCATCTCTGTGGCCACCGCTTCCGCCAGAGCTCGCATCTGAGCAAACACCTGCAGACGCACTCTTCTGAGCCTGCCTTCCTGTGCGCCGAGTGCGGCCAGGGCTTCCAGCGCCGGGCCAGCCTCATGCAGCACCTCCTGGCGCACGCCCAGGACCAAAAGCCCTCGTGCGCGCCGGAGACCAAGACTCAAGCGCCCCCGGAGCTGGCCGTAGTCCTGTGCTCCCACTGCGGCCAGACCTTCCAGCGCCGCTCCAGCCTCAAGCGCCACCTGCGAATCCACGCCAAGGACAAGGGCCACCAGTGCTCCGAGTGCTCGGGCAGCCTGCACCCGGGGCCTGAGCGCAGGCCCTATGTGTGCAGCGACTGCGGCAAGGCTTTCCGGCGCAGCGAGCACCTGGGGGCACACCGGCGCGTGCACACCGGCGAGCGGCCCTTCTCCTGCCAGGTCTGCGGCCGCAGCTTCAGTCAGAGCTCCCAGCTGGTCTGCCACCAGCGGGTGCACACAGGCGAGAGGCCCTACAGCTGCCCGCACTGCGGGAAGCGCTTCATGCGGCGGGCTGGCCTCGCCCGCCACCTCCTGACCCACGGCGGCCCTAGGCCCCACAACTGCGTCCAGTGCGGCAAGAGCTTCAGCCAGACCCAGGACCTCGCCCGCCACCGGCGCAGTCACACAGGGGAGAAGCCCTGCCGCTGCAGCGAGTGCGGCGAGGGCTTCAGCCAGAGCGCTCACCTGGCGCGCCACCAGCGCATCCACACCGGGGAGAAGCCCCACATCTGTGACACGTGCGGCCACCGTTTCCGAAACAGCTCCAACCTGGCCCGCCACCGCCGCAGCCACACCGGCGAGCGGCCATACAGCTGCCAGAAGTGCGGCCGGAGCTTCCGGCGCAACGCCCACCTGCAGCGACACCTGGCCACCCAcgcaggggcaggggatgagtCCGGGTCTGGGCAGGCTGAGCCCCCGCAGGAGTGCCTGGAGTGCGGCAAGATCTTCAGCCGCAGCTGCAATCTGCTGCGGCACATGCTGGTCCACACGGGAGCCAGGCCCTACTCATGCACGCAGTGTGGCCGGAGCTTCAGCCGCAACTCCCACCTCCTGCGCCACCTGAGAACGCATGCGCGGGAGACCCTGTACTAG
- the LOC102531612 gene encoding transcriptional repressor RHIT isoform X1 translates to MSTGGGGIWATQDKERAREISGHGHSCQEMLSKSEETVPLGAAQESPHIKMEPEESHPDGASQEARAQGVQGWMPLSQGSKEKVHFLPGGALPSPQIPVLSQEGRTRDRQMAAALLTAWSQMPVTFEDVALYLSREEWGQLDHTQQSFYRDVLQKRNGLSFGFPFSRPFWASQVQGKGEASSSSRQTGDEERRGAMEVGKEELAPSLAALRDVKSFRGRVERAQGDALQYGQPVASRQSPGPAKDGVQPAPLEEGQPKPAPPDNGLPKAQEGGFPERPRNQETTAPESSEEGLAVDGDADKKTYTCEQCGKGFSWHSHLVTHRRTHTGEKPYACTDCGKRFGRSSHLIQHQIIHTGEKPYTCPSCWKSFSHHSTLIQHQRIHTGEKPYVCDRCAKRFTRRSDLVTHQGTHTGAKPHKCPICGKCFTQSSALVTHQRTHTGVKPYPCPECGKCFSQRSNLIAHNRTHTGEKPYHCLDCGKSFSHSSHLTAHQRTHRGVRPYSCPLCGKSFSRRSNLHRHEKIHTAGPKALAMLMLGAAGALASPPPAPT, encoded by the exons ATGTCTACAGGCGGAGGAGGCATCTGGGCTACCCAGGACAAGGAGAGAGCCCGAGAG ATTTCAGGTCATGGGCATTCTTGTCAAGAAATGCTTTCCAAGTCGGAGGAGACAGTGCCTTTGGGAGCCGCTCAGGAGTCACCCCACATCAAGATGGAGCCAGAAGAGTCACACCCTGATGGGGCGTCACAGGAGGCCAGAGCTCAAGGAGTGCAGGGCTGGATGCCCCTAAGCCAGGGCTCTAAAGAGAAAGTGCAtttcctgcctggtggag ccctcccctccccccagatcCCTGTACTTTCCCAGGAGGGGAGGACCAGAGACCGGCAGATGGCTGCGGCACTCCTCACTGCCTGGTCCCAG ATGCCTGTGACCTTTGAGGACGTGGCTCTGTACCTCTCCCGTGAGGAGTGGGGACAGCTGGACCACACACAGCAGAGCTTCTACAGGGATGTCCTGCAGAAGAGGAACGGGCTGTCCTTTG GGTTTCCCTTCAGCAGACCTTTCTGGGCCTCTCAAGTGCAGGGCAAGGGCGAGGCCTCAAGCTCCAGCCGACAGACGGGAGAtgaggagaggagag GAGCcatggaggtggggaaggaggagctggCCCCATCTCTGGCAGCCCTCAGGGATGTGAAGTCCTTCAGAGGCAGGGTGGAGAGAGCCCAGGGGGACGCCCTGCAGTACGGGCAGCCAGTGGCCAgcaggcagagcccagggccagCCAAAGACGGTGTGCAGCCCGCTCCCTTGGAGGAGGGACAGCCCAAACCAGCCCCGCCTGACAATGGCCTCCCAAAGGCCCAGGAGGGTGGCTTCCCAGAGCGACCCAGAAACCAGGAGACCACCGCCCCTGAGAGCAGCGAGGAGGGCCTGGCTGTCGACGGCGACGCGGACAAGAAGACCTACACGTGCGAGCAGTGCGGCAAGGGCTTCAGCTGGCACTCCCACCTGGTGACACACCGGCGCACACACACGGGGGAGAAGCCCTACGCCTGCACGGACTGCGGCAAGCGCTTCGGCCGCAGCTCGCACCTCATCCAGCACCAGATCATCCACACCGGCGAGAAGCCCTACACCTGCCCCTCCTGCTGGAAGAGCTTTAGCCACCACTCGACGCTGATCCAGCACCAGCGCATCCACACGGGCGAAAAGCCCTACGTGTGCGACCGCTGCGCCAAGCGCTTCACCCGCCGCTCGGACCTGGTCACCCATCAGGGCACCCACACGGGTGCCAAGCCACACAAGTGCCCCATCTGCGGCAAGTGCTTCACGCAGAGCTCGGCCCTCGTCACCCACCAGCGCACCCACACTGGGGTCAAGCCCTACCCATGCCCCGAGTGCGGCAAGTGCTTCAGCCAGCGCTCCAACCTCATCGCCCACAACCGCACGCACACCGGCGAGAAGCCCTACCACTGCCTCGACTGTGGCAAGAGCTTCAGCCACAGCTCGCACCTGACCGCCCACCAGCGCACCCACCGCGGGGTCCGGCCCTACTCCTGCCCGCTGTGCGGCAAGAGCTTCAGCCGCCGCTCCAACTTGCACCGGCACGAGAAGATTCACACGGCGGGGCCCAAGGCCCTGGCCATGCTGATGCTGGGGGCGGCCGGGGCGCTGGCCTCACCCCCACCAGCTCCCACCTAG